The following are from one region of the Ruficoccus sp. ZRK36 genome:
- a CDS encoding carboxymuconolactone decarboxylase family protein, with product MSRIKTLESTEVPQPIAALYEAVQKKLGLVPNMVKALGHSASALQGYLNLSGAVSGGKLPAVTREKIALLVAEQNQCDYCLSAHTAIGGVMKIPASEIEAARNGESEDRKEQAILVLTRHLLATQGNVSDRTYASIADAGVTEEEAAEVVANVALNVFTNYFNRFAQTEIDFPVVKSHGPSCACSH from the coding sequence GAAGTCCCGCAACCCATCGCCGCCCTCTACGAGGCTGTGCAGAAGAAGCTGGGCCTCGTCCCCAATATGGTAAAAGCCCTCGGGCACAGCGCGTCAGCCCTCCAGGGCTACCTGAACCTGAGCGGCGCCGTCTCCGGCGGTAAGCTCCCGGCTGTGACCCGCGAGAAGATCGCCCTGCTGGTAGCCGAGCAGAACCAGTGCGACTACTGCCTGAGCGCCCACACAGCCATCGGCGGTGTGATGAAGATCCCCGCCTCCGAGATCGAGGCGGCACGCAACGGCGAATCCGAAGACCGTAAGGAGCAGGCGATTCTCGTACTGACGCGCCACCTCCTCGCGACTCAGGGGAACGTCTCTGACCGGACCTACGCGAGCATCGCAGATGCCGGCGTGACGGAGGAGGAGGCCGCCGAGGTCGTCGCCAACGTAGCCCTGAACGTCTTCACCAACTACTTCAACCGCTTCGCCCAGACGGAGATCGACTTCCCTGTCGTGAAGTCCCACGGGCCGAGCTGTGCCTGCTCCCATTAA
- a CDS encoding nuclear transport factor 2 family protein: MHTQPQRPPLPPFTEATAREKVQLAEDAWNSRDPVRVSLAYTEDSEWRNRAEFIHGREAIVAFLTRKWERELDYKLRKSLWAFSDNRIAVRFEYEWRDDSGQWYRSHGNENWEFDANGLMARRFASINDQPILEAKRRLQAH, encoded by the coding sequence ATGCACACACAACCACAACGCCCTCCCCTGCCTCCATTTACCGAGGCCACTGCCCGCGAAAAAGTCCAACTGGCCGAGGACGCCTGGAACTCCCGGGACCCGGTCCGCGTCTCCCTCGCCTACACCGAGGACTCCGAGTGGCGCAACCGTGCGGAGTTCATCCATGGGCGCGAGGCCATCGTCGCCTTTCTCACCCGCAAGTGGGAACGCGAGCTGGACTACAAGCTCAGGAAAAGCCTCTGGGCCTTCAGCGACAATCGCATCGCGGTACGCTTCGAGTACGAGTGGCGCGATGACTCCGGCCAATGGTACCGCTCGCATGGCAACGAGAACTGGGAGTTCGACGCAAACGGGCTCATGGCCCGCCGCTTCGCGTCCATCAACGACCAACCCATCCTTGAGGCCAAGCGTCGGCTTCAGGCCCATTAA